Genomic segment of Pelecanus crispus isolate bPelCri1 chromosome 25, bPelCri1.pri, whole genome shotgun sequence:
CGTGGGTGTGTGTTACGGACATGTGGATGCATGTTGTGGATGTCTGTTGTAGACGTGTTGTGGACGTGTGTTGTGGATGTGCAGACGCGTGTACAAGTGAACACGTCGTGGACGTGTGTCATGGATGTGCGGACGTGTGTCGTGGACGTGCAGATGTGTTGTGGATGTGCAGATGTGTTATGGACATGTGGACGTGTGTCGTGGACATGTGGACGTGTGGACATGTGTTGTGGATGTGCAGACATGTGTTATGGACGTGTGGACATGTGTCGTGGACATGTGGACATGTGTTGTGGATGTGCAGACCTGTGTTATGGACGTGTGGACGCGTGTCGTGGACATGTGTTGTGGATGTGCAGACATGTGTTACGGACGTGTGGACATGTGTCGTGGACATGTGGACATGTGGATGTGCAGACATGTGTTATGGATGTGTGGACATGTGTCGTGGACATGTGGACATGTGGACATGTGGATGTGCAGACATGTGTTACATGTGGACATGTGTCGTGGACATGTGTATGTGTGGACATGTGTTGTGGATGTGCAGACATGTGTTATGGATGTGTGGATGCGTGTCGTGGACATGTGGACATGTGGATATGTGTTGTGGATGTGCAGACATGTGTTACATGTGGACGTGTGTCGTGGACATGTGGATGTGTGGACGTGTTGTGGATGTGCAGACATGTTGTGGACGCGTGTCATGGAGTGTTATGGACATGTGCATGCGTGTCGTGGACGTGTGGATGTGTGGACGTGTTGTGGATGTGCAGACGTGTTATGGACGTGTGGACACGTGTCATGGAGCGTTATggatgtgtgcatgtgtgtcgTGGACGTGTGGAGGTGTGCTGTCATGTAGGGCTCTGCATGTGCATGCGTGTGTTAACCACAGCCGCGTGGACGCACCGTGAAAGCGCTGGTGAACCACGTGCAACAGCTTCGGTTGTCTGCTCCAGCCCTAAGGCCGGCCGGCCAACTACGCGTGATGGTCTCCAAAGCTGATTGGCCAATCAGCCGCTCTCCAAAGCTGGCCAGCCAATCGGTACCTGCTGATCTCTTCATTTGCTCGGCCAATCAGCATGCGCTGATCTCTGAAGCCGGTTGGCCAACCGGCGCGTGCTGTTCTCCAAAGCTTTCCAGCCAACCAGCACGCGCTGGTCTCCAACGCTGCCTGGCCAATGGGACTCGCTGGCTTGCAAAGGCAGCTGGCCAATAGCATGCGCCGGTCTCCAAAGCCGCCGGCCAATGAACGCGTCCGCATCTCCAGCTGGCCCATCACCGTGTGGGAGCTTCTGAAGACATCGGCCAATCAGATCGTGTCAGTCTCCAAAGCCATCGGCCAATGACAGCCAATGAACGCGTCCGCATCTCCAGCTGGCCCATCGCCGTGCGGGAGTTTCCAAAGACATCAGCCAATCAGATCGTGTTGGTCTCCAAAGCCGTTGGCCAATGAACGCGTCCACATCTCCAGCTGGCCCATCGCCATGTGGGAGTTTCCGAGGTCGTCGGCCAATCAGATCGTGTCGGTCTCCAAAGCCGCCGGCCAATGTCACGCCTTCGCCTTCCACATGACTGGCCAATCACCTGCCTTGGGTTCCCAAAGCCGGTTGCCCTACCGGCGCCATCACCTCTCCAGAGCCAACCGGCCAATCGGCGCCTCCGCATCGCCACGGCAGGCCGAGCCGGCCAATGGGCAGCCGCCGAGCCCCGGAGGCAAGCGACCAATCAGcaggcgccgccgccgccgccgccgcctccggcCGTGAAGCAAGGCGAGGCGGTGCCGAGGAAGCGCCGAGGGATTAGGGAAGGAGGCGGGAAGGCGTCTTCGCACCCGTCAGACGCCTCCAGCTCAGCCCCGGGGTGGGacgagccgggccgggccccgaCGCCGTTATAAAACCGGCGGGCGCTCACGTGGGAGGGACGGGCGCGGAGctgcggcggcagcggcagagGAGACGCGCCGGGGCCAGTTGGgacagttttggggtttttttttcctttttttttttttttttttttgtgtgtttttttttttttaatttcttttcgGCGGAGGGTGGGGGGACAGGCGGACGGACGCACCCCCGCGCCCGGACGCGAGGAGTTTGCCCCGTCCCCACGGCCGGACGGGATGTCGGCCAGGAACCGGGAGAGCTCGGCCGGGAaggagcggggcggccccccccggcccccggcggggCGCAGCGGGGACCTGCGGAGAGGTTTGCCGGGATGGGGGTGGCGGGCGGGGGGTGACAGGGGCCCCTCCAGCAAGAGGCCATGGGCCACGGCCCTTCCTTCCACCTGCTGGCCCTCGCCTCCGTCCACGCTTCCTTGCCTGCTCCATCCCTGATCTCCGtctgtccttccttctccaGGTTTGACCCGTCCCTCCGTCCCCGCTCtccgtccttccttccttccttctccaggctTGCTCCGTCCCTGATCTCcagccttccttccttctccacgCTTGCTCCATCCCCGATctccacccttccttccttctccgTGTTTGACTCATCCCTGAGCTCCaaccttccttccttctccatgTTTGCACCTTCCCCGCTCtccgtccttccttccttctccacgcttgctccatccctgctctccaaccttccttccttctccacgCTTGCTCCATCCCCACTCtccgtccttccttccttctccatgTTTGCTCCATCCCCGATctccacccttccttccttctccatgTTTGCACCTTCCCCGCTCtccgtccttccttccttctccacgCTTGCTCCAGCTCTGTCCCTCACCTCCGTCCGTCCCTCCTTCTCCGTGTTTTCTTCATCCCTTGATCCCAGACCTCCGTCCATCCCTTCTTCTCCACGATCactccatccctcctcctccgTGATTCCTCCATCCACCCTTctttctccatccctccatccatgaTCTCCATCCCTCCCGCCTTCTCCGTGCTGgccccatccctccttccccGCATCCCTCCGGCTCTGCACTCTCTCCATCCCTCCGTCCTCAGccttcctccctcagccccccctcccccagcctccCATCCTCATCCAGCCTCTCCGCAGGGAACCACCACCCATGTCTGTGGGGTCCACCACCCATGTCCATGGGGCCCACCACCCATGTCCGTGGGGCCCACCTCCCGCGTCCGTGGGGAGCGATGACCTGTGCCCATGGGACCCATTTCCTTTATCTGTGGGGCCCGTGGCACATGTCTACAGGGAGTGGTGACCCACACCCATGGGTGGCTCCAACCCATGGCCATGGGAACCGTGACCCACAGTCACGTGGAGCCTTGACCCACTTCTGTGGGGCCCACAAACCTTCTCCACAGGGAGCAATGACCCACTGCCATGAGGAACCATGACCCACGTTCACGGGGAGCAATGACCCGTGGCCATGGGTGCCTCCAACCCATGGCCATGGCGAACCATGACCCATGGCCATGGGGAACCACGACCCATGGCCATGGGGAGACATCACCCATGGGGAACCATCACCCATGGGGAACCATGACCCACAGCCATGGCGGACCATGACCCAGAGCCATGGGGAGCAATGACCCATGTCCTTGCAACCCACGTCCGCGGGGAGCAATGACCCACATCCAAGGGTGCCTCCAACCCACAGCCTTGAAGAACCGTGACCCCCCCAACCATGGGGGGGCCACGACCCGTGTCTCCAGGGGGCACGACCCACAGCGCCAGCCCGAGGGAGGCATCCAAGGGCAGTGTGAGGTGCTGGGAGGTCAATTGCCTCAAGACAAGGAGGGGGAGGCGGAGGAGTTGGCGGAGCCCATAATTACGGGCCTCATTAACGATGACTGTCTTGATTGCCGCCGTGGCACTTGGGATAATGATGTCACCGTTGCAAAAGCGTGATGACAGGGCGAATTGTGCAGCCCCGACCGCTGGGCGGAGGGGACCGagggccgccccccccccccccgcccgcgccaCACTGGTGTAGACCCCAAAACGGCGTGGAGCTACCGCAATGCCCCGCCCCCCACCAAAATGCGTGGAGGTGCCACGATGCCCCCCGAGAAACATCTCGGCTTCTCCTGGAGCGGGCAGTGGGGCAGAGGGTCCAGGTGAAGCCACGAAGGGCAAAACCCCCATCGCGGGACTaacccctctgccccacagcggCCACGGTGACGGAGGAGCGAGCCATGGTGGCCTGCAGGCTATGGGGCACCCTGAAGCTGCTGGGAGCCCTGCTCTTGGTGACGTCCACGGGTGagtgcagggctggaggggccgGCGGCGGACGCGGGCACGGCGGCACTAACGGGTGCCTCCCCGCTCGCCTCATCCCTCGCAGCGTCCTCGGCGGCGGGCGAAACGCGCGTGGTGGGTGGCATGGACTGCGAGCCCCACTCGCAGCCGTGGCAGGTGGCCATCCTCGACATGTACAAGCTCTACTGCGGCGGCGTCCTGGTGGCCAGGCAGTGGGTGGTGACGGCGGCCCACTGCACCACACCGGGGTAAGGGCAACGCCTTGCGTGCCGCCTtcgcgccccgcccgccgcggcctgcgcccccccccccccccaccgcagTGCGTCCCCGTCCCACGTGTCGTGGTCTCCATGGCCTGCACGTGTCCTGTGTTGTGGTCCCATGCGTGTCATGGCCGCGCTGTGGTCTACACGCGTCCTGGCTATGCCACGCCCCACGTGTGTCACGCATGCGGCACGGTCCCCACATCCCATACGTGGGCCACGCCGTGTCCCACGCATGTCCTAGCCACGCTGCAGAGCCCATGTCCCACGCGTGTCCTACAAGTGCTGTGGCCACCTCACAGCCTCTGTATCCCATACGTGGACTATGCTCTCCATGTCCCACACGTGTCCTGGACATGCTGTGTCCCACCACATGCCATGGCTGCACCATGGTCCCCATGTCCCGTTCACGGGCCGCGCCGTGTCCCACACGTGTCCTGGCCAAATCCCACGGCCATGCTGCAGTCCCCGCGTCCCACACGTGTCCTGGCCATGCCACATCCCACATGGCCACGTCACAGTCTCTATGGCCCGTACATGGGCCAGGCCACCCGTGTCCCACACGTCCCAGCCACGCCATGCCCCGCAAGTGCTGTCACCACACCGTGGCCTCCAAGCCCCACATGTGGGCCATGGTCTTGTGGTCCTAGCCACCTCGCTGCGTGTCCCACGcgtccctcctgcctgccgtAGGATCACCACCATCCGCCTGGGCAAGCACAACCTCTACACGCGGGAGTGGGGCGAGGCGCGGGCGATGGTGCAGAAGTTGGTGGCGCACCCCGACTACAACCCCACCACCAAGGACAACGACATCATGATGATAAAGCTCCTGGCGCCCGTCATCCTCACCAGCAGGATCCAGCCCATCCCCGTGGCCTCCTGCCTCCCAGAGCCTGGCACGACCTGTGTCACCTCGGGATGGGGGGCCACCAGCTCCCCAGAAGGTACCCAGTACCCGTGGCCTCttctggatgcctgggtcccctcctgGAGGTCTGGGTCCTCTCCTGGAGGTCTGGGTCCCCTCCAGGAGGTGTGGGTCCCCTCCTGGAGGTCTGGGTCCCctcctg
This window contains:
- the LOC104032127 gene encoding kallikrein-14, whose amino-acid sequence is MSARNRESSAGKERGGPPRPPAGRSGDLRRAATVTEERAMVACRLWGTLKLLGALLLVTSTASSAAGETRVVGGMDCEPHSQPWQVAILDMYKLYCGGVLVARQWVVTAAHCTTPGITTIRLGKHNLYTREWGEARAMVQKLVAHPDYNPTTKDNDIMMIKLLAPVILTSRIQPIPVASCLPEPGTTCVTSGWGATSSPEVSYPDVLQCVNVTIFSTAECNRLYPGSITENMLCAGSLQGGRDSCQGDSGGPLVCNGTLQGIVSWGMEKCGQPKRPGVYTKVCRYAQWIQKTMKDN